A single window of Pseudomonas lijiangensis DNA harbors:
- the dksA gene encoding RNA polymerase-binding protein DksA produces MPTPEKQQNHLISGFEPYVEKKGEEYMGEPMRAHFTKILNKWKQDLMQEVDRTVDHMKDEAANFPDPADRASQEEEFSLELRARDRERKLIKKIDKTLQLILDEEYGWCESCGVEIGLRRLEARPTADLCIDCKTLAEIKEKQVGK; encoded by the coding sequence ATGCCCACCCCAGAAAAGCAACAGAATCATCTAATCAGTGGCTTTGAACCCTACGTGGAAAAAAAGGGTGAAGAGTACATGGGCGAGCCGATGCGCGCGCATTTCACCAAGATCCTGAACAAGTGGAAACAGGATCTGATGCAAGAGGTCGACCGCACGGTAGACCACATGAAGGACGAAGCTGCAAACTTTCCTGACCCGGCAGACCGAGCCAGCCAGGAAGAAGAATTCAGCCTGGAACTTCGTGCCCGCGATCGTGAGCGCAAGCTGATCAAGAAGATCGACAAGACGCTGCAACTGATCCTTGACGAAGAGTACGGCTGGTGTGAGTCCTGCGGTGTGGAAATCGGCCTTCGCCGTCTTGAAGCACGCCCGACTGCCGATCTTTGCATCGACTGCAAGACACTGGCAGAAATCAAGGAAAAACAGGTCGGCAAATGA
- a CDS encoding pyridoxal phosphate-dependent aminotransferase, which translates to MAQPYSERSRAIEPFHVMALLARANELQAAGHDVIHLEIGEPDFTTAEPIVAAGQAALAAGKTRYTAARGLPELRQAIAGFYARRYGLDIDPERILVTPGGSGALLLASSLLVDPGKHWLLADPGYPCNRHFLRLVEGAAQLVPVGPKERYQLTPESVAQHWNQDSVGALVASPANPTGTLLHVDELAALSRELKARNGHLVVDEIYHGLTYGVDASSVLEVDNDAFVLNSFSKYFGMTGWRLGWLVAPPEAVADLEKLAQNLYISAPSMAQYAALACFEPQTIEIFEQRRAEFGRRRDFLLPALRELGFGIAVEPEGAFYLYADISAFGGDAFDFCRHFLETEHIAFTPGLDFGRYQAGHHVRFAYTQSLPRLEEAVERIARGLRSWKG; encoded by the coding sequence ATGGCCCAGCCTTACAGCGAGCGTAGTCGCGCCATCGAACCTTTTCACGTCATGGCGCTGTTGGCGCGGGCCAATGAATTGCAGGCGGCGGGTCACGATGTCATTCACCTGGAAATCGGCGAGCCCGATTTCACCACGGCAGAGCCCATCGTTGCTGCCGGACAGGCGGCACTGGCTGCCGGCAAGACCCGCTACACCGCCGCCCGTGGCCTGCCGGAATTGCGTCAGGCCATTGCCGGTTTCTATGCCCGGCGTTACGGGCTGGATATCGATCCTGAGCGAATTCTCGTCACGCCGGGTGGTTCAGGTGCGCTGCTGCTGGCCAGCAGTCTTCTGGTGGACCCCGGCAAACACTGGTTGCTGGCCGATCCGGGTTATCCGTGCAACCGGCACTTTCTGCGTCTGGTCGAAGGTGCTGCGCAACTGGTGCCGGTCGGGCCGAAAGAGCGTTATCAACTGACACCCGAGTCGGTGGCGCAACACTGGAATCAGGACAGCGTCGGTGCTCTGGTCGCCTCCCCAGCCAACCCTACAGGCACGCTTCTGCATGTGGATGAGCTGGCCGCGTTGTCCCGCGAGCTCAAGGCGCGCAACGGTCATCTGGTGGTGGATGAGATTTATCACGGCCTGACTTACGGCGTTGACGCGAGCAGCGTGCTGGAGGTCGATAACGATGCGTTCGTCCTTAATAGTTTTTCAAAATATTTCGGAATGACTGGCTGGCGTCTGGGCTGGCTGGTGGCGCCTCCCGAGGCGGTTGCCGATCTGGAGAAGCTGGCGCAGAACCTCTATATCAGCGCCCCGAGCATGGCTCAATATGCCGCGCTGGCCTGTTTCGAGCCGCAGACCATCGAAATCTTCGAGCAGCGCCGCGCCGAGTTCGGCCGCCGCCGCGATTTCCTTTTGCCTGCCTTGCGCGAGCTGGGTTTTGGTATCGCCGTGGAGCCTGAAGGGGCTTTCTATCTGTATGCCGATATCAGCGCCTTTGGTGGCGATGCCTTTGATTTTTGCCGGCACTTCCTTGAGACCGAGCACATTGCGTTCACGCCGGGGCTGGATTTCGGGCGTTATCAGGCGGGGCATCATGTGCGCTTTGCGTACACCCAAAGCCTGCCAAGGCTTGAAGAGGCGGTCGAGCGGATTGCCCGTGGCTTGCGGAGCTGGAAA